The Pyrus communis chromosome 9, drPyrComm1.1, whole genome shotgun sequence genome has a segment encoding these proteins:
- the LOC137745955 gene encoding xylan glycosyltransferase MUCI21-like, which translates to MVYYQRYKQRKKGEHLTEEDEECQSIIMGCSNSGYYKRTRPKLLSFVFLSLLSCSFILAPHLFYPNTTFSLLRLAADDMVAYVPSSSSISNGTIFCDRSSFRSDVCILKGDVRTHSGSSSIFVYRSREKINFTNYLSSIVEENEEENGEQLHREKIKPYTRKWEPSTMDTVTELGLVAKTDGTPGKQHECDVQHEVPAVFFSTAGYTGNVYHEFNDGIMPLYITSRHLRKKVVFVIVDFHNWWLMKYGDILSQLSDHPVIDFSADKRTHCFPEATVGLQIHDELTVDSSNMEGNKSIFDFRNLLDGAYRPRVTSLIHEREAKKKLSVSLSPASKRPLKIKRKVHEAQQLKRPRLVIISRNGSRAITNEHLLVKMAEKIGFEVEVLRPNSRTELAKIYWVLNSSDVVIGVHGAAMTHLLFMRPGSVLIQVIPLGTSWAAEEYYGKPARKLGLNYIGYKILATESSLHNKYGKDDPVLKNPASVTKKGWEYTKEIYLEGQTVRLHLTRFKKLLLRAYDCAIGRTTRHFEQQ; encoded by the exons ATGGTATACTATCAGAGATACAAGCAGAGGAAAAAAGGTGAACATCTtacagaagaagatgaagagtgTCAGAGCATTATTATGGGGTGTTCAAACTCTGGTTACTACAAAAGAACAAGGCCCAAGCTTCTCTCTTtcgtctttctctctctcctctcttgtAGCTTCATATTAGCACCTCATCTTTTCTACCCTAATACCACTTTCTCTCTATTAC GCCTTGCTGCTGACGATATGGTTGCATATGTTCCCTCGAGTTCTTCAATCTCCAACG GAACTATATTTTGTGACAGGAGCAGTTTTCGATCAGATGTTTGTATCCTGAAAGGGGATGTAAGAACACACTCCGGTTCCTCTTCCATCTTTGTCTACAGATCCAGAGAGAAAATTAATTTCACAAACTATCTATCGAGCATCGTCGAGGAAAACGAAGAGGAAAATGGGGAACAGCTTCACCGCGAAAAGATCAAACCGTATACCCGGAAATGGGAACCAAGTACCATGGACACCGTCACAGAATTAGGCCTCGTTGCAAAGACAGATGGCACTCCAGGAAAGCAACATGAGTGTGATGTCCAACATGAGGTTCCGGCCGTATTCTTCTCAACGGCGGGCTATACCGGTAATGTTTATCATGAATTCAACGATGGTATTATGCCGTTGTACATTACTTCTCGGCATTTGAGGAAAAAGGTTGTGTTTGTCATCGTTGATTTTCACAATTGGTGGCTTATGAAATATGGAGACATTCTTTCACAACTGTCAGACCATCCAGTAATTGATTTCAGTGCAGACAAGAGAACTCATTGCTTTCCTGAAGCTACTGTCGGTCTGCAAATTCACGACGAGCTCACTGTGGATTCTTCAAATATGGAAGGAAATAAGAGCATATTCGACTTTCGAAATCTTCTGGACGGGGCTTACAGGCCTCGAGTTACAAGTCTGATTCACGAACGAGAAGCAAAAAAGAAACTCTCCGTTTCTCTGTCTCCCGCATCAAAAAGACCCTTAAAAATCAAGAGAAAAGTACATGAAGCACAACAACTCAAGAGGCCTAGACTAGTGATCATATCTAGAAATGGATCAAGAGCAATAACCAATGAGCATTTGCTGGTGAAAATGGCTGAAAAAATCGGGTTTGAAGTTGAAGTTCTGAGACCTAATTCGAGGACCGAGTTGGCAAAGATTTATTGGGTTCTTAATTCGAGTGATGTCGTGATCGGGGTTCACGGTGCTGCCATGACGCATTTGCTGTTCATGAGACCTGGCTCTGTGTTGATCCAAGTTATTCCTCTTGGAACTAGTTGGGCAGCAGAGGAATACTATGGGAAACCTGCAAGAAAGCTTGGGTTAAACTACATCGGCTACAAAATTCTTGCCACAGAAAGCTCGTTACACAACAAGTATGGTAAAGATGATCCTGTTCTTAAAAATCCAGCTAGTGTAACAAAAAAAGGATGGGAATACACAAAGGAGATTTACCTTGAAGGTCAAACTGTGAGACTACACCTCACAAGATTTAAGAAGCTGTTGCTTCGTGCTTATGACTGCGCCATTGGAAGAACGACCCGGCATTTCGAACAACAATAA
- the LOC137745551 gene encoding pyridoxal kinase yields MKFSNKPSNKFFSQWLLRQAGISQPGRLPRDPPNTKYHHLTPFISLPLVAPFYVSSLRPARSPAISCSQFHQKLTFSGKRRSGSSRSLVYPDMAPPVLSLVLPSETGRVLSIQSHTVQGYVGNKSAVFPLQLLGYDVDPINSVQFSNHTGYPTFKGQVLNGQQLWELVEGLEANELLYYTHLLTGYIGSVSFLNTVLEVVNKLRSVNPKLKYVCDPVMGDEGKLYVPQELVAVYREKVVPVASMLTPNQFEAELLTNSRIESEKDGREACNLLHAAGPSMVVITSININGNLLLIGSHQKEKGLPAKQFKIVIPKIPAYFTGTGDLTTALLLGWSNKYPDNLGKAAELAVSSLQALLQRTISDYKSAGHDPKSTSLEIRLIQSQDDIRNPEIKFRAERYTLMV; encoded by the exons ATGAAGTTTAGCAACAAACCAAGCAACAAGTTTTTCTCCCAATGGCTGCTGCGCCAGGCGGGCATTTCACAACCCGGACGCCTCCCCCGTGACCCGCCCAATACAAAATACCATCACCTAACCCCTTTCATTTCACTACCTCTCGTCGCTCCCTTTTATGTTTCTTCACTCCGACCGGCTCGTTCACCAGCAATCTCCTGTTCACAGTTTCACCAGAAGCTCACATTTTCC GGAAAAAGGAGGTCGGGAAGCTCTCGAAGCTTGGTGTATCCGGACATGGCTCCGCCGGTCCTGTCCTTGGTTCTGCCCTCTGAGACCGGTCGCGTTCTTAGTATTCAATCTCATACTGTCCAG GGATATGTTGGGAATAAGTCAGCTGTCTTTCCCCTGCAACTACTAGGCTACGATGTGGATCCAATTAATTCAGTCCAGTTCTCTAACCACACAG GATACCCAACTTTTAAGGGTCAAGTTTTGAATGGACAGCAACTATGGGAATTGGTAGAAGGCCTTGAAGCAAATGAGTTATTATACTACACTCATCTATTAACAG GTTATATTGGTTCAGTTTCGTTTTTGAACACTGTGTTGGAGGTTGTCAATAAGCTTCGCTCTGTAAACCCAAAACTTAAATATG TCTGTGATCCAGTGATGGGTGATGAAGGAAAGCTCTATGTCCCTCAAGAGCTGGTAGCAGTATATCGGGAGAAG GTTGTCCCAGTGGCTTCAATGTTGACTCCCAACCAGTTTGAAGCAGAACTCTTGACTAACTCGAG GATTGAATCTGAAAAAGATGGTCGTGAAGCTTGTAACCTTCTTCATGCTGCGGGACCGTCAATG GTTGTGATAACAAGCATAAATATAAATGGTAATCTTCTTCTGATTGGTAGTCATCAAAAGGAAAAG GGTCTGCCTGCCAAGCAATTCAAGATAGTGATTCCTAAAATTCCTGCATACTTTACG GGAACAGGAGATCTCACGACTGCACTTCTCCTTGGGTGGAGCAAT AAATATCCTGACAACCTAGGGAAGGCAGCTGAGCTTGCTGTATCATCCTTGCAG GCTCTTCTGCAAAGGACGATTAGTGACTATAAAAGTGCCGGCCACGATCCCAAGTCAACCAGTCTGGAGATTCGATTAATTCAAAGCCAGGACGACATTCGTAACCCGGAAATCAAATTTAGAGCTGAAAGATACACCTTAATGGTTTGA